From one Mobula birostris isolate sMobBir1 chromosome 20, sMobBir1.hap1, whole genome shotgun sequence genomic stretch:
- the LOC140185283 gene encoding zinc-binding protein A33-like, with the protein MFTHESAARVVDNRGTAGDRQLPESGSVLNQEVPGVNMASKAPAESLTEEVICPICLDFFTDPVTLQCGHNFCRSCITRCWEREERNSCPECREEIADRTLRVNRALANLAEKVRNLNLNPKGKESKLHCEEHEEELKLFCETDKSLICVICAVAEEHREHRFKPIKEAVKICMDQLKSSLDSLTKMKSDFQQKEQQQNEKISGVREQSHSLQSHVTSQFAELRQIITEKEQSLLRDLKEEEKRILNLMEKNLREIQEHIRSIQEEITGLKEQMDQKDSVIFLKEEARRNRRINDDVQELSVTDEAQPFEKFHHPYLLNTVLRETLDAVNRVPVTLDVETANPWLEVSEDRKSVRWTGTRRDLPDTRKRFTNWECVLGSEGFTSGRHYWEVEVTGNRFWCLGVAAESVERKTRVGLRPETGFWVIGRVGDVLHRDFDVFDDEPRLPAGPIPGRVGVYLSYQSGTVSFYNAETKSHLHTFTGNKFTGKLYPLFWPRNVNQWLTICSGSAPGL; encoded by the exons ATGTTCACCCATGAGTCTGCAGCGCGTGTAGTGGACAATCGCGGTACTGCAGGGGATCGGCAGCTCCCCGAAAGCGGAAGCGTTCTGAATCAGGAAGTGCCGGGAGTTAACATGGCTTCGAAAGCACCGGCCGAGAGTTTAACCGAGGAGGTAATTTGTCCCATCTGTCTGGATTTCTTCACCGATCCGGTTACACTGCAGTGTGGACACAACTTCTGTCGTTCTTGTATCACACGGTgttgggaaagggaggagagaaactcctgtccggaatgtagagaggagattgctgaccgcaccctcagggtcaatcgggcCTTAGCAAATCTGGCTGAAAAAGTTCGAAATCTAAACCTGAATCCGAAAGGGAAGGAAAGTAAACTTCACTGcgaggaacatgaggaagaactgaaGCTGTTTTGCGAAACGGACAAGTCGCTGATCTGTGTGATCTGTGCAGTGGCGGAGGAACACAGAGAGCACCGCTTCAAACCGATTAAAGAAGCTGTTAAAATCTGTATG GATCAGCTTAAATCTTCATTGGACTCTCTCACAAAAATGAAATCAGACTTCCAGCAAAAGGAGCAGCAACAGAACGAGAAGATTTCCGGAGTTCGG GAACAGTCACACAGCCTTCAGTCCCACGTCACATCCCAGTTTGCTGAACTGCGCCAGATTATCACTGAGAAAGAGCAGAGTTTACTCAGGGATCTCAAGGAAGAAGAGAAGAGGATTCTCAATCTAATGGAGAAAAATCTTCGTGAGATTCAAGAGCATATAAGGTCAATTCAGGAGGAAATCACTGGGTTAAAGGAACAGATGGATCAAAAAGACAGTGTGATATTTCTCAAG gaggaagcTCGTCGGAACAGGAG GATTAATGACGATGTCCAGgaattgtcagtgacagatgaggcCCAACCGTTTGAAAAATTCCATCACCCCTATTTGTTAAACACAGTGCTGAGAGAAACACTTGATGCCGTTAATCGAG tccctgtcaccctggatgtggaaacggcgaATCCGTGGctcgaggtgtctgaggatcggaagagtgtgagaTGGACCGGGACCCGGAGGGATCTCCCTGACACCCGGAAGAGATTCACAAACTGGGAATgtgtgctgggatcggagggattcacatcggggagacattactgggaggtggaggtgacgggGAATCGGTTCTGGTGTCTGGGAGTCGccgcagagtctgtggagaggaagacaCGGGTCGgactgagaccggagaccggattcTGGGTCATCGGGCGGGTTGGTGACGTGTTACATCGGGATTTTGACGTGTTCGATGACGAGCCCCGTCTCCCTGCCGGTCCCAtccccgggagggtgggagtttatctcagttaccagtccgggacagtttcattttacaacgcggagaccaagtctcatctccacaccttcactgggaataaattcacggGGAAACTTTATCCTCTCTTCTGGCCTCGGAATGTAAACCAGTGGCTGACAATCTGCTCCGGTTCCGCTCCGGGTCTGTAA